One part of the Brassica napus cultivar Da-Ae unplaced genomic scaffold, Da-Ae ScsIHWf_1230;HRSCAF=1757, whole genome shotgun sequence genome encodes these proteins:
- the LOC106406250 gene encoding uncharacterized protein LOC106406250, translating to MPSQNRPKKPRLCTFLFFTVPFSILYLFLLRTSSCSSSSTAVVSSFYVSNQPPWSGDLRTALVPWNRLAFSLTNPPPKTLKLAVFSRKWPDGPNPGGMERHAFTLYTALAQRGHRVHVFTSPLDPSLETNKIINPTIQSHGGSEPGKWQYRKAWELYQEENQKQPFDVVHSESVSLPYWKAREVPNLAVTWHGIALESLHSSIYQDFIRKPGEQRLQSFNASLHSAVLPKILEEIRFFHNYAHHIAISDSCGEMLRDVYQIPEKRVHVILNGVDEKGFSSDKKLRSLFRSKLGLQEKSSEIVLGVAGRLVKDKGHPLLFEALSKLIETHSNVHLVVAGSGPWEQRYKKLGDKVTVLGSLNPNELKGFYNGIDIFVNPTLRPQGLDLTLMEAMLSGKPVMASRYPSIKRSVVVNDEFGFMFAPNVEALTAVMEAAVAEGAERLAERGRKCREYAAEMFTASKMALAYERLFLCIKDQRFCIYP from the coding sequence ATGCCTTCACAAAACAGACCCAAGAAACCAAGACTTTGCACTTTCCTCTTCTTCACCGTCCCCTTTAGCATCCTATATCTCTTCCTACTCCGCACCTCCTCTTGCTCCTCCTCCTCAACCGCCGTAGTCTCCTCCTTCTATGTCTCAAATCAGCCACCGTGGTCTGGCGACCTCCGAACCGCCCTGGTTCCCTGGAACCGCCTTGCTTTCTCCTTAACCAACCCTCCTCCCAAAACTCTAAAACTCGCGGTCTTCTCCCGTAAATGGCCCGATGGACCCAACCCCGGCGGCATGGAACGCCACGCCTTCACTCTCTACACTGCTCTAGCCCAACGTGGACACCGCGTCCACGTTTTCACCTCTCCCTTAGACCCTTCCCTTGAAACCAacaaaatcataaaccctacaATACAATCCCACGGAGGTTCAGAGCCAGGCAAATGGCAATACAGAAAAGCATGGGAGCTTTACCAAGAAGAGAACCAGAAACAACCTTTTGACGTGGTCCACTCCGAGAGCGTGTCTTTACCGTACTGGAAGGCCCGGGAGGTTCCAAACCTAGCGGTAACATGGCACGGCATTGCGCTAGAGAGCTTACACTCAAGCATTTACCAAGATTTTATCCGCAAACCAGGAGAACAAAGATTACAAAGCTTCAACGCAAGCCTACACAGTGCCGTGCTTCCCAAGATACTTGAAGAAATCAGATTCTTTCACAATTATGCTCATCATATAGCAATCAGCGATAGCTGCGGGGAAATGCTAAGAGACGTTTACCAGATTCCGGAGAAAAGGGTCCACGTGATCCTCAACGGAGTCGATGAAAAGGGATTCAGTTCAGACAAGAAGCTACGTTCTCTGTTTAGGTCGAAACTTGGGCTACAAGAAAAGTCATCGGAGATTGTTTTAGGAGTCGCAGGGAGATTGGTGAAAGATAAAGGACATCCGTTACTCTTCGAAGCTCTCTCGAAACTAATCGAAACGCATTCTAATGTTCACCTCGTGGTGGCTGGATCAGGTCCGTGGGAGCAACGTTACAAGAAACTTGGCGATAAAGTTACCGTTTTGGGATCCCTAAATCCAAATGAGCTCAAGGGTTTCTACAACGGGATCGATATATTCGTGAATCCGACGCTTAGACCACAAGGGCTTGATTTAACGCTGATGGAAGCGATGTTGAGTGGTAAACCAGTGATGGCGTCGAGGTATCCGAGCATAAAGAGGAGTGTTGTGGTGAATGATGAGTTTGGGTTTATGTTTGCACCTAATGTGGAGGCTTTGACGGCGGTTATGGAAGCTGCCGTGGCCGAAGGAGCGGAGAGGTTGGCTGAGAGAGGGAGGAAGTGTAGAGAGTATGCGGCGGAGATGTTCACAGCGAGTAAGATGGCTTTGGCTTATGAGAGGTTGTTTCTTTGTATTAAAGATCAGAGGTTTTGTATATATCCCTAA